A genomic window from Scomber scombrus chromosome 18, fScoSco1.1, whole genome shotgun sequence includes:
- the si:ch211-120g10.1 gene encoding butyrophilin subfamily 3 member A3, with the protein MMQCFHFMVEPAKNFTAKIKESHYRAKRERLEPLDEDQLFLVELARDMSRVCQRSDVLEHIWNQDDTWPTPLCWTFILEWASMLESKKRPMQTDGWPEVDEVKQFDLINEQDIQQAKAVILNWVKDLRAQPEQSVWPGEPVAKVLQDLQSSWRWGRVPNLLTAMELVMWTLMVQRPDKDNIPQQWLLWKQKTKKIGGISYIPQPVWDWISDASVEVTLDLDTANPDLLISNDEKKMRCGFERKDIPNYHQRFDGWWCAVGVEGFGSGRHYWEVEVGERDWRLGVAKESALRKGFKSLNTDTGYLSLRLERGTELKALTVPFTALPPGLIPRKVGVYLDYDHGQLSFYDAEKHLHIYTYNESFSEKLFPLFGTVEIIKDLVIKSPAAKTQCLCSTSCLWG; encoded by the exons ATGATGCAATGTTTTCACTTCATGGTGGAGCCGGCCAAAAACTTCACGGCCAAGATAAAG GAATCACACTACAGAGCAAAGAGGGAGAGACTTGAGCCTCTGGATGAGGATCAGCTGTTTCTTGTGGAGCTGGCCAGAGACATGAGTCGAGTGTGCCAG AGATCAGATGTCCTGGAGCACATCTGGAACCAGGACGATACCTGGCCAACCCCTCTCTGCTGGACCTTTATCCTGGAGTGGGCCTCCATGTTGGAGAGCAAG AAGAGGCCCATGCAGACTGATGGCTGGCCAGAGGTGGATGAGGTCAAACAGTTTGATCTGATAAATGAACAGGACATTCAGCAGGCTAAGGCAGTGATCCTCAACTGGGTTAAGGACCTGAGAGCTCAGCCTGAG CAAAGTGTGTGGCCTGGAGAACCTGTGGCAAAGGTTCTGCAGGACCTGCAGTCATCCTGGCGCTGGGGCCGTGTGCCCAATCTGCTGACTGCTATGGAGCTGGTTATGTGGACTTTAATGGTACAGAGGCCAGATAAG GATAACATCCCACAGCAGTGGCTCCTGTGGAAGCAGAAGACAAAGAAGATTG GTGGCATATCCTACATTCCTCAGCCAG tgtgggATTGGATCTCAGATGCTTCAG TGGAGGTGACTCTGGATCTGGACACAGCCAATCCTGATCTTCTCATCTCTAATGATGAGAAGAAAATGCGCTGTGGCTTTGAGAGGAAGGATATTCCCAACTACCACCAACGCTTCGATGGCTGGTGGTGCGCTGTCGGAGTCGAGGGCTTTGGTTCTGGCCGCCActactgggaggtggaggtgggtgaGCGGGACTGGCGACTGGGTGTGGCCAAAGAGTCGGCACTGAGGAAAGGCTTCAAGTCCCTGAACACCGATACGGGTTATCTGTCCCTGCGACTGGAAAGAGGCACTGAGCTTAAGGCACTGACCGTGCCCTTCACTGCCCTGCCGCCGGGCCTCATCCCCCGCAAGGTGGGTGTCTATCTTGACTACGACCACGGCCAGCTGTCCTTCTATGACGCGGAGAAGCACCTCCACATTTACACGTACAACGAGAGCTTCTCTGAGAAGCTGTTCCCCCTGTTTGGCACAGTGGAGATCATCAAGGATCTGGTGATCAAGTCCCCAGCAGCTAAGACCCAATGTCTCTGCTCCACATCCTGCCTTTGGGGTTGA